The DNA region ATGATGGGTAGGTTCCAAGAGGCAACATCCTGAGAGAGAGCTACCAGACAAGAAGCATTCCAAGAGAACCAGAGGGAAGCTGCATGGCCTTTTGTGATCTGGCCTTAGAAGTCATACAACATCACTCCTGCTATACTCTATTGGTTGAAACTATCACAAGGGATTGGTGTCGAAGAATttgtgaacattttttttaactGCCACAATGTtgtacagtaataataataaatgctgtcATAGGTTTTTTTGCTGAAAGGGCATAGATAggaattctagaagaaaaagtGAAGGAAGATAATGAGCTCAGTTATAGACCCAATGGGTTGAAGGTGACTGCGGGATATCCAAGTAGGAACATCCAGTGACCAGTTAGTCATATAGAAAACTGTAGCTCAGGGAGAGTTCTCGGGAGCCACTATATGGGAAAGGAAGTCCTGTGGGTGACTGACATCAACCAGACAGCATTAGGAGGATGGCAAAAGTGGAAAGCCTAGAAcagaatccaagaaaaaaaaaaaaaacaccatcagAAGGAATAGACAGAGGAGCTTATGAAAgacactaaaaagaaataaatagaataccAAGACATTATGGCATCACAaaggattttattcattttgttgcattattttgaatactgtctttttattttaacaagcgtaatacttttcaaaaagaaattaagaagccATGGGAAAAGAgagttttacaaaaattaattggggaCCACAGGTTTTTCTTCTAAGAAACACTCCAAAAACACAAACCTGATTTTATCACTGAACTGTGCAAAACTCTTCACAGGTTTTCTATTGCCATTAGGTAAAATCCAAGCTTTATAACATGGCTGACAGAACTCTTCCTGAGCTGGCCTCTGTCTATCATTCAACCTCATCTATCACCGCTACCCGCTAGGCCCTCTAAAAAAAGCCGATTGATGTTTGCCCAGTCACCCATGCTTTTTGATATCTCTATACATTTGCCCACTTTGTGCACTCTGCCTCTAGTGCTCTTTACCCTCCCATCTCTGTACCCAACTCCTATTCATCCTGTAGAACCCAGGCTCTGTAGGGACGCTTCATGGATACTATAATAACCTTCTGTGTATCCACCTAACAGAGTACTTATCAGTAGCCTGGCAATGACTGCTGCTGTTTAATTACCTAATGTGTAATTACCTGCTGGCCTGACTATTTCACCTAGCAGACTGTGAGCCTCTGGAGAGGTGAGAGTGTGTCTTATTCATCTCCAATTCCTAGTACTTAGCACAATATTGGCCTGGCACACAGAACACCTACCTATGGGtgttatgattttgatttgttgACTGAGAAAGATGATAGCAGTGAAAGGAACATCAGGTTGAGGGAGAACTtacagggttttgtttgttttgatgtaGGAGATATTTAAGCAGGTTCACAAAAAGAGGAAAGTTGAAAGATTGGGGACCATAAAACACATGGAATAGTTGGTAGGATCAGGTACTAGAAGTAACAAGAAGGAAATGAACACAAAAGCACCATAGGATGGCCCCATCGCACTATCTATGATAGTGGTGTGATGGGGGAAGATGTAGGTGGAGGTAGATATGGGTGGGATGTAGATTACAAAAATAGAGCTCACTTCTCGTGTGAGAGGATCTCTTTGTCCCTGGAGAATAGTTTAGCACCTGACATAGATGAGCCATTCAGtaataattgttaaataaataaatagtgaagCCCAAACAGAGAATGTACAAAGATAAAACAGTGTTTGATCCTACACTAAAACTCAGGTCTTCTGACCCAGAGGACACCTATGTAGCTCAGTTGCTGTggaaagaggggaggaggaaaacAGAGACAAGACCCAGGCTTCCCTCTGAGGCATGCACCCCCACCTTCTCCAGGGATCTTATTAGAGGTGTTTAGCTGGGCAGGCAGAGTGCTAGAGCTAGACCGTCTCCACCCCTTCAGTAGCGCTAGCTCTGGCTGTGTTGCTAAGAGCCTCAAAGACAAAGAAGTCACAGCAGGAGCCCAAGGGCAGCCTCCTTCAGGCAGTCAGGCACTAGCCCCCAACTCCCGAAGGCCCCTACAGGCAGAGAGGGTGTGGGCATCTCACACCCCAGCACCAGACTACAGAACTATGAGCCAGGACACCAAAGTGAAGACAACAGAGTCCAGTCCCCCAGCCCCATCCAAGACCAGGTGAGAAGTCCTGGTCCCTTGTGGGGATCTCTCCTCATTCCTCTTAGTACCCCAGTCACAACTACAGCTTTGAATACCTGGTGAATAAATGAAGCAAGACTTTCCTTCTTACAGGAAGTCGCTGCCTGTCCTGAACCCATCTGGGGATTACTACTACTGGTGGCTGAACACAATGGTCTTCCCAGTCATGTATAACCTCATCATCCTCGTATGCAGGTGTGGCAGGGGTGCTAAGGGAGGGGCTGGAAGCCAAAAAGAGGACTAAAGAGAGGCCAAGGAGAAGGACAGACCCttggtggggcagggaggagcaGCAACTCCCATGGGAGGGCCTGAGACAGAGGGTTGAAGGCCTTAGGGAGACGCCTCACACACAGAGGGTGCCCTTAATCCAATCATGCTTAACCCTGCAGAGCCTGCTTCCCCGACTTGCAGCACGGTTATCTGGTGGCTTGGTTGGTGCTGGACTACACGAGTGACCTGCTGTACCTACTAGACATTGTGGTGCGCTTCCACACAGGTCAGTGAGCTTCTAGGAATGACCCTttgttccaccttcccttcctaAAGATAGCCACTTAAGAAGTAACAAGAAAGGCACCCCCCGCCATGCTAGCACCTTGGCGTGCCTCTAGGCCTGAAAGCATCCCAGTGCTCACCCCAGAAACCCCAGAGCAGAGTTATGCCCGGCTCCACCCTGTCCTTCAGGCAGTCTCCCTGGCCTGCCCTGGGCAGCTCATGCTCAGTCCAAGCTTGACTACAGCGGGTCCCCTTCCTACCCGCCACCTCTCCCCAGGATTCTTGGAACAGGGCATCCTGGTGGTGGACAAGGGTAGGATCTCCAGTCGCTACGTTCGCACCTGGAGTTTCTTGTTGGACCTGGCTTCCCTGATGCCCACAGACGTGGTCTACCTGCGGCTGGGCCCGCATGCACCCACCCTGAGGCTGAACCGCTTTCTCCGCGCGCCCCGCCTCTTCGAGGCCTTCGACCGCACGGAGACCCGCACAGCTTACCCAAATGCCTTTCGCATTGCCAAACTGATGCTTTACATTTTTGTCGTCATCCATTGGAACAGTTGCCTATACTTTGCCCTATCCCAGTATCTGGGCTTCGGGCGTGACGCATGGGTGTACCCGGACCCCGCACAGCCTGGCTTTGAGCGCCTGCGGCGCCAGTACCTATACAGCTTTTACTTCTCCACGCTAATCCTGACTACGGTGGGCGATACACCGCCGCCAGCACGGGAGGAGGAGTACCTCTTCATGGTGGGCGACTTCCTGCTGGCCGTCATGGGTTTCGCCACCATCATGGGTAGCATGAGTTCTGTCATCTACAACATGAACACTGCAGATGCAGCTTTCTACCCAGATCATGGGCTGGTGAAGAAGTACATGAAGCTGCAGCACGTCAACCGCAAGCTGGAGCGGCGAGTTATTGACTGGTGAGAAGGTGGGGTTCCAGACCAGGACAGGGA from Rhinopithecus roxellana isolate Shanxi Qingling chromosome 15, ASM756505v1, whole genome shotgun sequence includes:
- the CNGA4 gene encoding cyclic nucleotide-gated cation channel alpha-4, translated to MSQDTKVKTTESSPPAPSKTRKSLPVLNPSGDYYYWWLNTMVFPVMYNLIILVCRACFPDLQHGYLVAWLVLDYTSDLLYLLDIVVRFHTGFLEQGILVVDKGRISSRYVRTWSFLLDLASLMPTDVVYLRLGPHAPTLRLNRFLRAPRLFEAFDRTETRTAYPNAFRIAKLMLYIFVVIHWNSCLYFALSQYLGFGRDAWVYPDPAQPGFERLRRQYLYSFYFSTLILTTVGDTPPPAREEEYLFMVGDFLLAVMGFATIMGSMSSVIYNMNTADAAFYPDHGLVKKYMKLQHVNRKLERRVIDWYQHLQINKKITNEIAILQHLPERLRAEVAVSVHLSTLSQVQIFQNCEASLLEELVLKLQPQTYSPGEYVCRKGDIGREMYIIREGQLAVVADDGITQYAVLGAGLYFGEISIINIKGNMSGNRRTANIKSIGYSDLFCLSKEDLQEVLSEYPQAQTVMEEKGREILLKMNKLDMNAEAAEIALQEATESRLRGLDQQLDDLQTKFARLLAELESSALKIAYRVERLEWQTREWPMPEDLAGADDEGEPGEGTSKDEEGRATQEGPPGPE